In Desulfuromonas acetoxidans DSM 684, a genomic segment contains:
- a CDS encoding 2-oxoacid:acceptor oxidoreductase subunit alpha, producing MAENAKLTSAEQIVVKFTGDSGDGMQLIGNQLTALAALDGNDVNSLPDYPSEIRAPTGTIAGVSGFQMCLGDHKIYTAGDAPDVLVAFNPAAVKHSAKFVKPGGMIITNSDSFTEKALAKVGYEGNPLEDKTLDGYDVKAIPMFTLVREALADMDMPNAAKDRCKNFFTMGVLCWLFNKTPQLVLDFIQEKFGPNAKKPKLQIAEANTKAFKAGLNYGETTIMFQERYDLGAAQIEKGLYRNITGNDASALAIAAAGAKSGLQPFIGSYPITPATDLLHYASEFKDLDLVTMQMEDEIAGICCAIGAAYAGNLAFTTTSGPGLALKTEAAGLALILELPLVIVNVQRGGPCTGLPTKTEQSDLLQAMFGRNGDSYMPIIAANSPADCFDATFQGAKIALKYRTPVIVLTDGYIGQGSCPWKVPTLDELEDLTPYVNLWKPEDHPGETYMSYKRDPETLARDWAIPGTKGCQHRIGSLEKNESGAVSHDPMNHQKMTEIRKAKVDNLAAVLPEAEINGADSGKVLVISWGGTYGAVKGAVDRLIADGKSVSGVNLRWVWPFPPNLGDIISRFDKVLVPELNMGQLSLLLRAKFLVDVQSLSKVQGDPFREYEVIDKVNEMLGE from the coding sequence ATGGCAGAGAACGCAAAACTCACGAGTGCTGAGCAAATTGTCGTGAAATTCACCGGTGACTCCGGTGACGGCATGCAGCTCATCGGTAATCAGCTTACCGCCCTGGCAGCATTGGACGGTAATGATGTTAACTCCCTTCCCGACTATCCTTCAGAAATCCGTGCCCCGACCGGTACCATCGCGGGTGTTTCAGGTTTCCAAATGTGCCTGGGCGACCACAAAATCTACACTGCTGGTGACGCTCCTGACGTTCTGGTCGCGTTTAACCCTGCTGCGGTTAAACACAGTGCCAAATTCGTCAAGCCCGGCGGGATGATCATCACCAACTCCGACTCTTTCACTGAGAAAGCGCTGGCTAAAGTTGGTTATGAAGGCAACCCCCTCGAAGACAAAACTCTCGACGGTTACGACGTTAAAGCAATCCCCATGTTCACCCTGGTGCGTGAAGCACTGGCTGACATGGATATGCCTAACGCTGCTAAAGACCGTTGCAAGAACTTCTTCACCATGGGTGTTCTGTGCTGGCTATTCAACAAAACTCCTCAGCTGGTTCTTGATTTCATTCAGGAAAAATTTGGCCCCAACGCCAAGAAACCCAAGCTGCAAATTGCTGAAGCCAACACCAAGGCGTTCAAAGCCGGCCTGAACTATGGTGAAACCACCATCATGTTCCAGGAACGCTATGACCTTGGTGCTGCTCAGATCGAAAAAGGTCTGTACCGCAACATCACTGGTAATGACGCCTCTGCTCTGGCGATCGCTGCTGCCGGTGCTAAATCCGGTCTGCAACCGTTCATCGGTTCCTACCCCATCACTCCGGCAACCGACCTGCTGCACTACGCATCAGAGTTCAAAGACCTCGACCTCGTCACCATGCAGATGGAAGACGAAATCGCTGGTATCTGCTGTGCCATCGGTGCGGCCTACGCTGGCAACCTGGCATTCACCACCACATCCGGTCCTGGTCTGGCTCTGAAAACAGAAGCTGCCGGTCTGGCTCTGATCCTGGAACTGCCTTTGGTTATCGTTAACGTTCAGCGTGGTGGTCCTTGTACTGGTCTGCCGACTAAAACTGAGCAATCTGACCTGCTGCAGGCCATGTTCGGTCGCAACGGTGACAGCTACATGCCGATCATCGCTGCCAACAGCCCGGCGGACTGCTTCGACGCAACATTCCAAGGTGCAAAAATTGCTTTGAAATACCGCACTCCGGTTATCGTACTGACTGACGGTTACATCGGTCAGGGTAGCTGCCCGTGGAAAGTACCGACCCTGGATGAGCTCGAAGACCTCACTCCTTACGTCAACCTGTGGAAGCCGGAAGATCATCCTGGTGAGACCTACATGTCTTACAAGCGTGACCCCGAGACTCTGGCACGTGACTGGGCTATCCCCGGCACTAAAGGGTGCCAGCACCGCATCGGTTCTCTGGAGAAAAACGAATCTGGCGCTGTTAGCCATGACCCGATGAACCACCAGAAAATGACTGAAATCCGTAAAGCCAAAGTTGACAATCTGGCCGCAGTTCTGCCTGAGGCAGAGATCAACGGTGCTGATTCCGGTAAAGTACTGGTTATCAGCTGGGGTGGTACTTATGGTGCGGTTAAAGGCGCTGTTGACCGTCTCATCGCTGACGGCAAATCGGTTTCCGGCGTTAACCTGCGTTGGGTATGGCCGTTCCCGCCGAACCTGGGCGACATCATCAGCCGCTTTGACAAGGTCTTGGTTCCGGAGCTCAACATGGGTCAACTGAGCCTGCTGCTTCGCGCCAAGTTCCTGGTTGACGTTCAATCTCTCTCCAAGGTTCAGGGCGACCCGTTCCGCGAGTACGAGGTTATCGACAAAGTCAACGAAATGTTAGGAGAATAA
- a CDS encoding 2-oxoacid:ferredoxin oxidoreductase subunit beta yields MAELTKKDFASPAEVKWCPGCGDYAIMNAVRAGMVAAGKPRDEVAIVSGIGCSSRFPYYMETYGLHTIHGRAAAIASGVKVGNPKLDVWVISGDGDSTAIGGNHFMHAIRRNINLNYVMINNKIYGLTKGQYSPTSEMGQISKTTPYGVIDYPMTPLKVAMGLGATFVARGLDAQMKLSEEICKRGAMHKGFSMMEIFANCIIYNDGAHQQLTDKETGADYYIILKDGEKMIFGTESQYCLVQDGFKIKAAKVADVAESDILVHDEKNAEVAALLATMRPDANLPLALGIIFADDSKKTYDDMVYEQVAGVKAKRGRTVDQVMQEGHTWTV; encoded by the coding sequence ATGGCAGAACTGACTAAAAAAGATTTCGCCTCCCCTGCTGAGGTTAAGTGGTGCCCGGGTTGTGGTGACTACGCCATTATGAACGCTGTCCGCGCGGGCATGGTTGCCGCTGGCAAGCCCCGCGACGAAGTGGCTATCGTTTCCGGTATCGGTTGCTCCAGCCGTTTCCCTTACTACATGGAAACCTATGGTCTGCACACCATTCACGGTCGTGCTGCAGCCATCGCTTCCGGCGTTAAAGTTGGTAACCCCAAGCTGGACGTCTGGGTTATTTCCGGTGACGGTGACTCCACCGCAATCGGTGGTAACCACTTCATGCACGCAATTCGTCGTAACATCAACCTGAATTACGTCATGATCAACAACAAGATCTACGGCCTGACCAAAGGTCAATACTCTCCGACTTCGGAGATGGGCCAGATCTCAAAAACCACACCTTACGGTGTTATCGATTACCCGATGACTCCTCTGAAAGTGGCAATGGGTCTTGGTGCAACGTTTGTTGCCCGTGGCCTGGACGCTCAAATGAAGCTGTCTGAAGAGATCTGCAAACGTGGCGCAATGCACAAAGGTTTCAGCATGATGGAAATCTTTGCCAACTGCATCATCTACAACGACGGCGCTCATCAGCAGCTGACCGACAAAGAAACCGGCGCTGACTACTACATCATCCTCAAAGATGGTGAGAAAATGATCTTCGGAACCGAAAGCCAGTACTGCCTGGTTCAAGACGGCTTCAAGATCAAAGCAGCCAAGGTTGCTGACGTTGCTGAATCCGACATTCTGGTTCACGACGAGAAAAACGCTGAAGTTGCTGCACTGCTGGCGACCATGCGTCCCGATGCTAACCTGCCTCTGGCACTGGGCATCATCTTTGCTGACGACAGCAAAAAGACCTACGACGACATGGTTTACGAGCAGGTTGCTGGTGTTAAAGCCAAGCGCGGCCGCACGGTTGACCAAGTTATGCAAGAAGGTCACACCTGGACGGTTTAA
- a CDS encoding NADP-dependent isocitrate dehydrogenase, which produces MSTIIWSEIDEAPALATYALLPIVQKFLKGSGVDVETRDISLSGRILANFPEKLKDEQKVADYLAQLGELTQDPSANIIKLPNVSASIPQLQAAIKELQEKGYDVPDYPEEPKTDEEKELQARYSKCLGSAVNPVLREGNSDRRSAASVKKFAQKNPHRMMKDWPADSKTRVAHMNANDFYASETSVTLDKDTTLTYKFVGNDGSEQVLKEKLPVLAGEVVDSSSMSMAAVREFFAQQIEEAKKDGVLLSLHMKATMMKISDPYIFGQCVKVFYKDVFEKYGSVFEEIGVNVSNGLGDVYAKLKRLPDAKREEIEAAIMDVYKDRPALAMVDSRRGITNLHAPNDVIIDASMPVVVRDGGRMWNLQDELQDTVAMIPDRCYATIYQTVIEDCQKNGQFDPATMGAVSNVGLMAKKAEEYGSHDKTFYSPGDGKIQVIDEATGAVLLEQTLEAGDVFRSCQTKDESIRDWVKLAVSRAKATGVPTVFWLDPKRGHDAQIIAKVETYLKDHDTTGLDIRIMTPDDAMQLACDRSRRGEDTVTCTGNALRDYLTDLFPILELGTSARMLSIVPLLQGGGVFETGAGGSAPKHVEQFLKEGHLRWDSLGEYCALVPSLEHIAKTTDNATAQLYAETLDAAVTDYLLNEKAPSRKVNEIDNRGSSFYVALYWAKALAAQDKNAELKAKFAKIAADLEANEAKINEELLAAQGSPVDIGGYYKPDVAKTSAAMRPSATLNAIIDAL; this is translated from the coding sequence ATGTCCACGATTATCTGGTCAGAAATTGATGAAGCACCGGCATTAGCAACGTATGCTTTGCTGCCTATCGTACAAAAATTCCTCAAAGGGTCCGGCGTTGATGTTGAAACACGCGACATCTCCCTTTCTGGGCGTATTCTTGCCAACTTCCCCGAGAAGTTGAAAGATGAGCAAAAAGTTGCTGATTATTTGGCCCAATTGGGTGAACTGACTCAGGATCCTTCGGCAAACATCATCAAACTGCCGAACGTCAGTGCTTCCATTCCTCAGCTGCAAGCAGCCATCAAGGAACTTCAGGAAAAAGGCTACGATGTTCCGGATTACCCGGAAGAGCCTAAGACCGACGAAGAAAAAGAGCTGCAAGCGCGTTACTCCAAGTGCCTGGGCAGTGCGGTTAACCCGGTACTGCGTGAAGGTAACTCCGATCGTCGCTCTGCTGCTTCCGTTAAAAAATTCGCCCAGAAAAATCCTCATCGCATGATGAAAGACTGGCCTGCTGATTCAAAAACTCGCGTAGCGCACATGAACGCCAACGATTTTTACGCCAGTGAGACGTCTGTCACTCTCGACAAGGATACGACGCTTACTTATAAATTCGTCGGCAATGACGGTAGTGAGCAAGTTCTGAAAGAAAAACTGCCTGTCCTGGCAGGTGAAGTTGTTGATTCATCCTCCATGAGCATGGCCGCAGTTCGCGAGTTCTTTGCTCAGCAGATTGAAGAAGCCAAAAAAGACGGCGTACTCCTGTCTCTGCACATGAAGGCAACCATGATGAAGATCTCTGACCCGTACATCTTCGGTCAGTGCGTTAAAGTCTTCTACAAGGATGTCTTTGAAAAATACGGTTCTGTTTTTGAAGAGATCGGCGTTAATGTCAGCAATGGTCTGGGCGACGTCTACGCAAAACTGAAGCGTCTGCCTGACGCAAAGCGCGAAGAGATCGAAGCGGCAATTATGGACGTGTACAAAGACCGTCCTGCTTTGGCCATGGTTGACTCCCGTCGTGGTATCACCAACCTGCATGCACCGAACGATGTGATCATCGATGCGTCCATGCCTGTTGTTGTTCGCGACGGCGGCCGCATGTGGAACCTGCAGGATGAGCTGCAAGACACTGTTGCCATGATCCCTGATCGTTGCTATGCCACGATCTACCAAACGGTCATCGAAGATTGCCAGAAAAACGGTCAATTCGACCCAGCCACCATGGGCGCAGTATCCAACGTTGGTCTCATGGCTAAAAAAGCTGAAGAGTACGGTTCTCACGATAAGACCTTCTACTCTCCCGGTGATGGTAAAATTCAGGTTATTGATGAGGCAACTGGCGCTGTATTGCTTGAGCAGACGCTTGAAGCCGGCGATGTGTTCCGTTCTTGCCAAACCAAAGACGAGTCGATTCGTGACTGGGTTAAATTGGCGGTATCCCGTGCTAAAGCGACTGGCGTTCCGACTGTATTCTGGTTGGATCCCAAGCGTGGCCATGATGCGCAGATCATTGCCAAGGTTGAAACCTACCTCAAAGACCACGACACCACCGGTCTGGACATCCGCATCATGACTCCTGACGACGCCATGCAGCTTGCTTGTGATCGCAGCCGTCGTGGTGAAGATACCGTTACCTGCACCGGTAACGCCCTGCGTGACTACCTCACTGACTTGTTCCCGATCCTGGAACTCGGCACCAGTGCTCGTATGCTTTCTATCGTACCGCTGCTTCAAGGTGGTGGCGTGTTTGAAACCGGCGCCGGTGGTTCTGCTCCTAAGCACGTTGAGCAATTCCTCAAAGAAGGTCACCTGCGTTGGGACTCCTTGGGTGAATACTGCGCTCTGGTTCCGTCTTTGGAGCACATTGCCAAAACAACCGATAATGCAACGGCTCAACTGTATGCTGAAACTCTGGATGCAGCCGTTACTGATTATCTGCTGAATGAGAAAGCGCCTTCTCGTAAGGTCAATGAGATTGACAATCGTGGTAGCAGCTTCTACGTTGCTCTGTACTGGGCAAAAGCTCTTGCAGCTCAAGACAAAAACGCTGAGCTGAAAGCCAAGTTTGCTAAAATTGCTGCCGATCTCGAGGCCAACGAAGCCAAGATTAACGAAGAGCTTCTGGCGGCTCAAGGTTCTCCGGTTGATATCGGTGGTTACTACAAGCCGGACGTTGCCAAGACAAGCGCAGCAATGCGTCCGAGTGCAACTCTGAACGCAATTATCGACGCACTGTAA